A single window of Nocardioides kongjuensis DNA harbors:
- a CDS encoding ion channel, giving the protein MQSSAARPSRPLEVIGRHPSALLLAAQLVVVLAYPALEGSAAGRAVVGVVQMVVVLSAVWAVRRTATLRWVVLFLGAPAVVLAVLEAVQPDVEWIVLASAAFHVPFYFFVSYAMIRYLFHDDRVTADEIFATGAAFTVVAWAFAYLYAAAQVLWPGSFVGFNSPDGSAPLTWFELLFLSFTTLTSVGLSDVYPVVSQARSFVMVEQVAGVFYVALVVARLVGLSARRA; this is encoded by the coding sequence GCCACTGGAAGTGATCGGCCGCCACCCCTCGGCGCTCCTGCTGGCGGCACAGCTGGTGGTGGTGCTCGCCTACCCCGCGCTCGAGGGATCGGCGGCCGGGCGCGCGGTGGTCGGCGTGGTCCAGATGGTCGTCGTGCTCTCGGCGGTGTGGGCGGTGCGGCGGACGGCGACCCTGCGCTGGGTGGTCCTGTTCCTGGGCGCACCGGCCGTCGTCCTGGCCGTGCTGGAGGCGGTGCAGCCGGACGTGGAGTGGATCGTGCTGGCCTCCGCCGCCTTCCACGTCCCGTTCTACTTCTTCGTGTCGTACGCCATGATCCGCTACCTCTTCCACGACGACCGGGTGACCGCCGACGAGATCTTCGCGACCGGCGCCGCGTTCACTGTCGTGGCCTGGGCCTTCGCCTACCTGTACGCCGCGGCCCAGGTCCTCTGGCCGGGTTCGTTCGTCGGCTTCAACAGTCCCGACGGCAGCGCGCCGCTGACCTGGTTCGAGCTGCTCTTCTTGTCCTTCACCACGCTGACCAGCGTCGGGCTGTCGGACGTGTACCCGGTCGTGAGCCAGGCTCGGTCGTTCGTGATGGTCGAGCAGGTCGCGGGCGTCTTCTACGTGGCGCTCGTCGTGGCCCGCCTGGTCGGCCTCAGCGCGCGTCGGGCGTGA
- a CDS encoding MCE family protein: protein MNRAPKTRRAVRAAGAAVAALAVLLTTGCGVVGGSDTITVKAYFADSAGLFVGNDVGVLGVTVGKVTSIKPDGDKVLVTMEVDSDQPVPADAGAVVVARSVATDRYVELTPVYHEGDEKLADDATIALDKTQTPVDFDQVLESLNDFATGIGGNAETTKAVQRFIDAGTQALQGRGPLLNQTIHSLANGVDGIATHREDIAATLKSLDVLLTTISANEDTARTFIQQVSQASQLLADERGNFQQALRSLDEAVTTVAKFAVDNRQSIVDSLDGSTTLMKTLLSKQDQLAEILRVMPLALQNLRMIQGDRLPVRIDPLILDPLGGVLQQLCKGLLGPLCSVINGTQPGA from the coding sequence ATGAACCGGGCACCCAAGACCAGGCGCGCCGTGCGTGCCGCCGGGGCGGCCGTTGCCGCCCTCGCGGTCCTGCTCACCACCGGGTGCGGCGTCGTCGGTGGATCGGACACGATCACCGTCAAGGCGTACTTCGCCGACTCCGCGGGCCTGTTCGTCGGCAACGACGTGGGCGTGCTCGGTGTCACCGTCGGCAAGGTCACCTCGATCAAGCCGGACGGCGACAAGGTGCTCGTCACGATGGAGGTCGACTCCGACCAGCCGGTGCCGGCCGACGCCGGCGCGGTCGTCGTGGCCCGCTCGGTCGCGACCGACCGCTACGTCGAGCTGACGCCCGTCTACCACGAGGGCGACGAGAAGCTCGCCGACGACGCGACGATCGCGCTCGACAAGACGCAGACGCCGGTCGACTTCGACCAGGTGCTGGAGTCCCTCAACGACTTCGCCACGGGCATCGGCGGCAATGCGGAGACGACCAAGGCCGTCCAGCGCTTCATCGACGCCGGCACCCAGGCCCTGCAGGGCCGCGGACCGCTGCTCAACCAGACGATCCACTCGCTCGCCAACGGCGTCGACGGGATCGCCACCCACCGCGAGGACATCGCGGCGACGCTGAAGTCGCTCGACGTGCTGCTCACGACGATCTCGGCCAACGAGGACACCGCGCGCACCTTCATCCAGCAGGTGTCGCAGGCCTCCCAGCTGCTCGCCGACGAGCGGGGCAACTTCCAGCAGGCGCTGCGCTCGCTCGACGAGGCGGTCACCACGGTCGCGAAGTTCGCCGTCGACAACCGTCAGTCGATCGTCGACAGCCTGGACGGCTCGACCACGCTGATGAAGACGTTGCTGAGCAAGCAGGACCAGCTCGCCGAGATCCTGCGGGTCATGCCGCTGGCCCTGCAGAACCTGCGGATGATCCAGGGCGACCGGCTCCCGGTCCGGATCGACCCGCTGATCCTCGACCCGCTGGGTGGCGTCCTGCAGCAGCTGTGCAAGGGCCTGCTCGGACCGCTGTGCAGCGTCATCAACGGCACGCAGCCGGGAGCGTGA
- a CDS encoding phospholipase D-like domain-containing protein produces the protein MANDDGDSLAGLRTVLRRVLLTLVGIPFVVAIAMSLVDSYRRRGKRPKPFPTTAPRTVAVGDGDVTTYTFGRDLYDDMLAAIEGAQRQILFETYIWKGDATGERFKRALIAAAERGVDVYCIYDGFANLVVSPAFQRFPSSVKVLRYPVYTAGWRFFDLRRYGRDHRKILVVDDNVGFVGGYNIGSAYESEWRDTHVRITGPAVWDLKRAFADFWNLNRRRRLRTSERPLLLETASTWEPRVRVQRNVPRLWMFPIRAMYIEAINRASRNVWMTQAYFLPDEDFIDAVKAAARRGVDVRLLLPLKSNHIVADWISRGHFTQLLDAGVRILRYRDAMVHAKTATVDGTWATVGTANIDRLSLTGNFEINVEIIDEGFARELEEIFEVDQSNCLELTSGEWEARDVHRKFTEAVLAPLRPLL, from the coding sequence GTGGCGAACGACGACGGGGACTCGCTGGCCGGCCTGAGGACCGTGCTGCGGCGCGTCCTGCTGACCCTGGTCGGCATCCCGTTCGTCGTCGCCATCGCGATGTCGCTCGTCGACTCCTACCGGCGGCGCGGCAAGCGGCCCAAGCCGTTCCCGACCACCGCCCCGCGCACGGTCGCCGTGGGCGACGGGGACGTGACGACGTACACCTTCGGTCGCGACCTGTACGACGACATGCTCGCCGCGATCGAGGGCGCCCAGCGCCAGATCCTCTTCGAGACCTACATCTGGAAGGGCGACGCGACGGGGGAGCGGTTCAAGCGCGCGCTGATCGCGGCTGCCGAGCGCGGCGTCGACGTCTACTGCATCTACGACGGCTTCGCGAACCTCGTGGTCTCACCGGCCTTCCAGCGCTTCCCGTCGAGCGTGAAGGTGCTGCGCTACCCGGTCTACACGGCCGGCTGGCGGTTCTTCGACCTGCGCCGCTACGGGCGCGACCACCGCAAGATCCTGGTGGTCGACGACAACGTCGGCTTCGTGGGCGGCTACAACATCGGCTCGGCCTACGAGTCGGAGTGGCGCGACACCCACGTCCGGATCACCGGGCCCGCGGTGTGGGACCTCAAGCGGGCCTTCGCCGACTTCTGGAACCTCAACCGGCGCCGCCGGCTACGCACCTCCGAGCGACCGCTGCTGCTCGAGACCGCCTCCACCTGGGAGCCGCGGGTCCGGGTGCAGCGCAACGTGCCGCGGCTGTGGATGTTCCCGATCCGCGCGATGTACATCGAGGCGATCAACCGGGCCAGCCGCAACGTGTGGATGACCCAGGCCTACTTCCTGCCCGACGAGGACTTCATCGACGCGGTGAAGGCCGCGGCCCGGCGCGGGGTCGACGTACGCCTGCTGCTTCCGCTCAAGTCCAACCACATCGTGGCCGACTGGATCTCCCGCGGTCACTTCACCCAGCTGCTCGACGCCGGCGTGCGGATCCTGCGCTACCGCGACGCGATGGTGCACGCGAAGACCGCCACCGTCGACGGCACCTGGGCGACGGTCGGCACCGCCAACATCGACCGGCTCAGCCTGACGGGCAACTTCGAGATCAACGTCGAGATCATCGACGAGGGCTTCGCCCGGGAGCTCGAGGAGATCTTCGAGGTGGACCAGTCGAACTGCCTCGAGCTGACCAGCGGCGAGTGGGAGGCACGCGACGTGCACCGCAAGTTCACCGAGGCGGTGCTCGCCCCGCTGCGGCCGCTCTTGTAG
- the uvrB gene encoding excinuclease ABC subunit UvrB, whose amino-acid sequence MRPVTDLERRVAPFHVQSDYQPSGDQPAAIAEITRRLNDGVQDVVLLGATGTGKTATVAWVAEQVQRPLLVLQPNKTLAAQFANELRQLFPDNAVEYFVSYYDYYQPEAYVPQTDTYIEKDSSINEEVERLRHSATNSLLTRRDVIVVSTVSCIYGLGTPQEYVDRMVRLRVGEEHDRDSVLRRLVEIQYTRNDLAFTRGTFRVRGDTLEIFPVYEELAVRIEFFGDEIERLMTLHPVTGEVLTEDQELYVFPASHYIAGPERMERAINGIEAELAEQLQTFERQGKMLEAQRLRMRTTYDIEMMRQVGSCSGIENYSMHMDGRSRGSAPNTLLDYFPEDFVLVVDESHVAVPQIGGMYEGDMSRKRNLVEHGFRLPSAMDNRPLRWEEFLERIGQTVYLSATPGDYELDKVQGDVVEQIIRPTGLVDPQVVVKPTKGQIDDLIHEIRQRAEKQERVLVTTLTKKMSEDLTDYLLDAGIRTRYLHSEVDTLKRIELLRDLRLGAYDVLVGINLLREGLDLPEVSLVSILDADKEGFLRSDKSLIQTIGRAARNVSGEVHMYADRITPSMESAIDETNRRRAKQVAYNEAHGIDPQPLRKKIADITEMLAREDETTQELLQTWADVGQKGRAGGVKPKKSPTPQLRSTDIGGHAAELAGLPSSDLAQLIQDLTDQMKAAAAELQFELAARLRDEIGELKKELRQMMEATK is encoded by the coding sequence ATGCGTCCGGTCACCGATCTCGAGCGTCGCGTCGCGCCCTTCCACGTGCAGTCCGACTACCAGCCCTCGGGCGACCAGCCGGCCGCGATCGCCGAGATCACCAGGCGTCTCAATGACGGCGTCCAGGACGTCGTCCTGCTCGGCGCGACCGGCACCGGCAAGACCGCGACGGTGGCGTGGGTGGCCGAGCAGGTGCAGCGGCCGCTGCTCGTGCTCCAGCCCAACAAGACGCTGGCCGCGCAGTTCGCCAACGAGCTGCGCCAGCTGTTCCCCGACAACGCGGTCGAGTACTTCGTCTCCTACTACGACTACTACCAGCCCGAGGCCTACGTCCCCCAGACGGACACCTACATCGAGAAGGACTCCTCGATCAACGAGGAGGTCGAGCGGCTGCGGCACTCGGCGACCAACAGCCTGCTCACCCGCCGCGACGTGATCGTGGTCTCGACCGTGTCGTGCATCTACGGCCTGGGCACCCCGCAGGAGTACGTCGACCGGATGGTCCGGCTGCGCGTCGGCGAGGAGCACGACCGCGACTCCGTGCTGCGCCGCCTGGTCGAGATCCAGTACACCCGCAACGACCTGGCCTTCACCCGCGGCACCTTCCGGGTCCGTGGCGACACCCTCGAGATCTTCCCGGTCTACGAGGAGCTGGCGGTTCGGATCGAGTTCTTCGGCGACGAGATCGAGCGGCTGATGACGCTGCACCCGGTCACCGGCGAGGTGCTCACCGAGGACCAGGAGCTCTACGTCTTCCCGGCGAGCCACTACATCGCCGGCCCGGAGCGGATGGAGCGGGCGATCAACGGCATCGAGGCCGAGCTCGCCGAGCAGCTGCAGACCTTCGAGCGGCAGGGCAAGATGCTCGAGGCGCAGCGGCTGCGGATGCGCACGACGTACGACATCGAGATGATGCGCCAGGTCGGCTCCTGCTCGGGCATCGAGAACTACTCGATGCACATGGACGGCCGCTCGCGCGGCAGCGCGCCCAACACGCTGCTCGACTACTTCCCCGAGGACTTCGTGCTCGTCGTCGACGAGTCCCACGTCGCGGTCCCGCAGATCGGCGGGATGTACGAGGGCGACATGTCGCGCAAGCGCAACCTGGTCGAGCACGGCTTCCGGCTGCCGAGCGCGATGGACAACCGCCCGCTGCGCTGGGAGGAGTTCCTCGAGCGGATCGGGCAGACGGTCTACCTGTCCGCGACGCCGGGCGACTACGAGCTCGACAAGGTGCAGGGCGACGTCGTCGAGCAGATCATCCGCCCGACCGGCCTGGTCGACCCCCAGGTCGTGGTCAAGCCGACCAAGGGCCAGATCGACGACCTGATCCACGAGATCCGCCAGCGTGCCGAGAAGCAGGAACGCGTCCTGGTCACCACGCTGACCAAGAAGATGTCCGAGGACCTCACCGACTACCTCCTCGACGCCGGCATCCGCACCCGCTACCTCCACTCCGAGGTCGACACCCTCAAGCGGATCGAGCTGCTGCGCGACCTGCGGCTGGGCGCCTACGACGTCCTCGTCGGCATCAACCTGCTCCGTGAGGGCCTCGACCTGCCCGAGGTGTCGCTGGTGTCGATCCTCGACGCCGACAAGGAGGGCTTCCTGCGCTCCGACAAGTCGCTCATCCAGACCATCGGCCGCGCGGCGCGCAACGTGTCGGGCGAGGTCCACATGTACGCCGACCGGATCACCCCGTCGATGGAGTCGGCCATCGACGAGACCAACCGGCGCCGGGCCAAGCAGGTCGCCTACAACGAGGCCCACGGCATCGACCCGCAGCCGCTGCGCAAGAAGATCGCCGACATCACTGAGATGCTGGCGCGCGAGGACGAGACCACCCAGGAGCTGCTGCAGACCTGGGCCGACGTCGGCCAGAAGGGGCGCGCCGGGGGAGTGAAGCCGAAGAAGTCGCCCACGCCCCAGCTGCGCTCGACCGACATCGGCGGGCACGCCGCCGAGCTGGCCGGACTGCCGAGCTCGGACCTTGCCCAGCTGATCCAGGACCTCACCGACCAGATGAAGGCCGCGGCCGCCGAGCTGCAGTTCGAGCTGGCCGCGCGGCTGCGCGACGAGATCGGCGAGCTCAAGAAGGAGCTGCGCCAGATGATGGAAGCGACCAAGTGA
- a CDS encoding TetR/AcrR family transcriptional regulator, which translates to MATLPRGRHGLSRAEVAADQRERMFRALAAAMTERGYVATPVAEIIRRAGVSRETFYQHFGSKQECFIAAYAWATDALRTGFAAGIAGSGTPLDRFSDLLGRYLAALAEDPGRARLFLVEVYAAGPEAMRRRVEVQREAAAVLAEIFSADDAQAQFACEALLAAVVQMVTTRITLDEPASLAGLHRPLVALAASLFSS; encoded by the coding sequence ATGGCGACCCTGCCCCGCGGCCGGCACGGGCTGAGCCGTGCCGAGGTGGCGGCCGACCAGCGCGAGCGGATGTTCCGCGCCCTCGCGGCGGCGATGACCGAGCGCGGGTACGTCGCGACCCCGGTCGCCGAGATCATCAGGCGAGCCGGCGTCTCGCGCGAGACCTTCTACCAGCACTTCGGCTCGAAGCAGGAGTGCTTCATCGCGGCGTACGCCTGGGCGACCGACGCGCTGAGGACCGGCTTCGCGGCCGGGATCGCCGGCTCCGGCACGCCGCTGGACCGGTTCTCCGACCTGCTCGGCCGCTACCTCGCCGCCCTCGCCGAGGACCCCGGCCGGGCCCGGCTCTTCCTCGTCGAGGTCTACGCCGCCGGCCCCGAGGCGATGCGGCGGCGGGTCGAGGTCCAGCGGGAGGCCGCTGCGGTGCTCGCCGAGATCTTCTCGGCGGACGACGCGCAGGCGCAGTTCGCCTGCGAGGCCCTGCTCGCCGCGGTCGTCCAGATGGTGACCACCCGGATCACCCTCGACGAGCCGGCGTCCCTGGCAGGGCTGCACCGGCCGCTCGTCGCCCTCGCGGCGTCGCTGTTCTCGAGCTGA
- a CDS encoding carboxymuconolactone decarboxylase family protein, which translates to MNRPVSGARITPGGWREVGPFVAAFARIAGRVQGTEPPAVFLTLGRHRRLFWGWLHFAGRLMPGGRLSRRESELVIVRVAARRGSAYELEQHRRLARRAGLSREEVAVVEAFGEHPGLSERERLLLRASDELLADQDLSDDLWTALGESFEDRERIEIVMLVGHYAMLATALHALRVQPDQPR; encoded by the coding sequence GTGAACCGCCCGGTCAGCGGCGCGCGGATCACGCCCGGCGGCTGGCGCGAGGTCGGTCCGTTCGTGGCGGCCTTCGCCCGGATCGCGGGGAGGGTGCAGGGCACCGAGCCGCCGGCCGTCTTCTTGACCCTGGGCCGGCACCGCCGGCTGTTCTGGGGCTGGCTGCACTTCGCGGGCCGGTTGATGCCCGGCGGCCGGCTGTCCCGGCGCGAGTCGGAGCTGGTCATCGTGCGGGTCGCGGCCCGCCGCGGCTCGGCGTACGAGCTCGAGCAGCACCGCCGCCTGGCGCGCCGGGCCGGGTTGTCGCGCGAGGAGGTCGCGGTGGTCGAGGCCTTCGGCGAGCACCCGGGGCTGAGCGAGCGCGAGCGGCTGCTGCTGCGCGCGAGCGACGAGCTGCTCGCCGACCAGGACCTGTCCGACGACCTGTGGACCGCGCTGGGGGAGTCCTTCGAAGACCGCGAGCGGATCGAGATCGTGATGCTCGTGGGCCACTACGCGATGCTCGCCACCGCGCTGCACGCGCTGCGGGTCCAGCCCGACCAGCCACGGTGA
- a CDS encoding MFS transporter: protein MSNEPGSVPGRRYTVWVVGLLVYALAVFHRSSLAVAGLAATDRFDISASQLASFTVLQLLVYASMQIPVGLMVDRFGSRTVLTAAVTVVSTGQAAFAFADSYALALGARVLVGAGDAMTFICVLRLVTSWFPRRQVPLVSQLTGNLGQLGALAAAAPMTWALGHLGWTRAYLGGALVGLVALVLLRVLLHDTPTQAHLRGVPMTARALAASLAASWAQPGTRLGLWVHFSTPFSTTLMGLLWGFPFLVTAEHVSAGTASALLSLLVATSVGYGPLLGWLVGRHPWHRSTTALVIVGALATVWALVLLWPGDAPLLLLVLLIVVVGAGGPGSMIGFDVARTSNPDHRTASASGIINVGGFTSGLLAVLAVGAVLDALTPGAQDYTPEAFRWAMATQYVLWTLGVVQVLRYRRRIRSLTTREQVAGGSSMVDLTPDAR, encoded by the coding sequence GTGAGCAACGAGCCTGGGTCGGTCCCCGGGCGTCGCTACACCGTGTGGGTCGTCGGCCTCCTCGTCTACGCCCTCGCCGTCTTCCACCGCAGCAGCCTCGCCGTCGCCGGCCTCGCCGCGACCGATCGCTTCGACATCTCGGCCAGCCAGCTGGCGTCGTTCACGGTGCTCCAGCTGCTGGTCTACGCCTCCATGCAGATCCCGGTCGGGCTGATGGTCGACCGGTTCGGCTCGCGGACCGTGCTCACGGCCGCCGTCACCGTGGTCAGCACCGGGCAGGCGGCGTTCGCGTTCGCCGACAGCTACGCGCTGGCCCTGGGCGCCCGGGTGCTGGTCGGTGCGGGTGACGCGATGACGTTCATCTGCGTGCTGCGCCTGGTCACCTCGTGGTTCCCCCGGCGCCAGGTGCCGCTGGTCAGCCAGCTGACCGGCAACCTCGGCCAGCTCGGCGCACTCGCCGCGGCCGCGCCGATGACCTGGGCGCTGGGCCACCTCGGGTGGACCCGCGCCTACCTCGGCGGCGCGCTCGTCGGGCTCGTCGCGCTCGTCCTGCTGCGGGTGCTGCTCCACGACACGCCGACGCAGGCGCACCTGCGCGGCGTACCGATGACGGCGCGCGCCCTCGCGGCGAGCCTGGCCGCCTCGTGGGCCCAGCCGGGGACCCGGCTCGGGCTGTGGGTGCACTTCTCGACGCCGTTCAGCACGACCCTGATGGGCCTGCTGTGGGGCTTCCCGTTCCTGGTGACGGCCGAGCACGTCTCCGCCGGGACGGCGAGCGCGCTGCTCTCGCTGCTCGTGGCGACCTCCGTGGGCTACGGCCCGCTGCTCGGCTGGCTGGTCGGGCGGCACCCGTGGCACCGCTCGACGACGGCGCTGGTCATCGTCGGCGCGCTTGCGACGGTCTGGGCGCTGGTGCTGCTGTGGCCCGGGGACGCCCCGCTCCTGCTGCTGGTCCTGCTGATCGTCGTGGTCGGCGCCGGCGGGCCCGGGTCGATGATCGGCTTCGACGTCGCGCGCACGAGCAACCCCGACCACCGCACGGCGAGTGCGAGCGGGATCATCAACGTCGGCGGCTTCACCTCGGGCCTGCTGGCCGTCCTTGCCGTCGGTGCGGTGCTCGACGCGCTGACACCCGGCGCGCAGGACTACACGCCCGAGGCGTTCCGCTGGGCGATGGCCACCCAGTACGTCCTGTGGACCCTCGGCGTGGTGCAGGTGCTGCGCTACCGGCGCCGGATCCGCTCGTTGACCACCCGCGAGCAGGTGGCCGGCGGGTCCTCGATGGTGGACCTCACGCCCGACGCGCGCTGA
- a CDS encoding SDR family oxidoreductase, which produces MWFRAPVRDLAGKQVLVTGAASGIGRAVAEQAADRGAVVHLTDVQPDRLAEVADAIRARGGTVGTAEVADVSDHQQVRRLAAHVTERAGAMDVVLNVAGIAIWGTVRSLEPEHWQRLVDVNLMGPIHVIEEFVPPMIDAGRGGQLVNVSSAAGIIAMPWHAAYSATKFGLRGVSEVLRYDLRKHRIGVSLVCPGGVDTGLVETIRIAGVDQQSRAFVRARRRFQKRAVSPEQAATAIWKGALRNRYWVYTSSDIRLVHWLQRWFPPGYAVAMRAFNYGANRVLPAVEQARRTEAA; this is translated from the coding sequence ATGTGGTTCCGTGCTCCCGTCCGTGACCTCGCCGGCAAGCAGGTCCTGGTCACCGGTGCCGCCTCCGGCATCGGTCGCGCCGTCGCCGAGCAGGCCGCCGACCGCGGTGCCGTGGTGCACCTCACCGACGTGCAGCCCGACCGGCTCGCCGAGGTCGCCGACGCGATCCGCGCACGCGGCGGCACGGTCGGCACGGCCGAGGTCGCCGACGTCTCCGACCACCAGCAGGTGCGCCGCCTCGCGGCCCACGTCACCGAACGGGCCGGCGCGATGGACGTCGTCCTCAACGTCGCCGGCATCGCGATCTGGGGCACGGTCCGCAGTCTCGAGCCCGAGCACTGGCAGCGCCTGGTCGACGTCAACCTGATGGGCCCGATCCACGTCATCGAGGAGTTCGTGCCGCCGATGATCGACGCGGGCCGCGGTGGGCAGCTGGTCAACGTCTCCTCCGCCGCGGGCATCATCGCGATGCCGTGGCACGCCGCCTACAGCGCGACCAAGTTCGGCCTGCGCGGGGTCTCCGAGGTGCTGCGCTACGACCTGCGCAAGCACCGGATCGGGGTCAGCCTGGTCTGCCCGGGAGGGGTCGACACCGGCCTGGTCGAGACCATCCGGATCGCCGGTGTCGACCAGCAGAGCAGGGCGTTCGTCCGCGCCCGTCGCCGCTTCCAGAAGCGGGCGGTCTCGCCCGAGCAGGCCGCCACCGCGATCTGGAAGGGCGCGCTGCGCAACCGCTACTGGGTCTACACCTCGTCCGACATCCGGCTCGTCCACTGGCTGCAGCGCTGGTTCCCGCCCGGGTACGCCGTGGCGATGCGCGCGTTCAACTACGGCGCCAACCGGGTGCTGCCCGCCGTCGAGCAGGCCCGTCGGACGGAGGCGGCGTGA
- a CDS encoding MCE family protein, translating to MLKLLGNKLYLSLAGIIVVLIVTTAYIFSAVLDQPLTSRPVEVKVQLAQTGGLFEGSVVTYRGIKVGKVKSIVPTAEGVEATVRITDGTQVPKDSLARVRSLSPVGEQYLDFQPKQVKGPYLATGDVVPATSTDLPKSLSSTVVAVNNVLRQIDDKKLRIVLGELSTGLKGTGDDLGQILDQGTAILQTLDEVWPETDRIISNSGDVLSIATDNADSLRRLATSAKQFARFLRNYDPELRDLLKRGPGQVDELLKLVKDADAVLPGFLSTGVSFTDVFRSYEPHLRALLQNYSPGLQSLLSKVQNGELRIEIIPDMDPRCDYGTTRLDPKRTERRPLQKDGRCAASFATLQRGAAHAPGPVR from the coding sequence GTGCTGAAGCTGCTGGGCAACAAGCTCTACCTGAGCCTCGCGGGCATCATCGTCGTGCTCATCGTGACGACGGCGTACATCTTCTCGGCGGTCCTCGACCAGCCGCTCACGTCGCGACCGGTCGAGGTCAAGGTCCAGCTCGCGCAGACGGGCGGCCTGTTCGAGGGCTCGGTCGTCACCTACCGCGGCATCAAGGTCGGCAAGGTCAAGTCGATCGTGCCCACGGCCGAGGGCGTCGAGGCCACCGTCCGCATCACCGACGGCACCCAGGTCCCGAAGGACTCGCTGGCCCGGGTGCGCAGCCTCTCGCCGGTCGGTGAGCAGTACCTCGACTTCCAGCCCAAGCAGGTCAAGGGGCCCTACCTCGCCACCGGGGACGTCGTCCCCGCGACGTCGACCGACCTGCCGAAGAGCCTGAGCTCAACGGTCGTCGCGGTCAACAACGTGCTGCGCCAGATCGACGACAAGAAGCTGAGGATCGTCCTCGGCGAGCTCAGCACCGGTCTCAAGGGGACCGGTGACGACCTCGGCCAGATCCTCGACCAGGGCACCGCGATCCTGCAGACCCTCGACGAGGTGTGGCCCGAGACCGACCGGATCATCAGCAACTCCGGAGACGTGCTGTCGATCGCGACCGACAACGCCGACTCCCTGCGCCGGCTGGCGACCTCGGCCAAGCAGTTCGCGAGGTTCCTGCGCAACTACGACCCGGAGCTGCGCGACCTCCTCAAGCGAGGACCGGGCCAGGTCGACGAGCTGCTCAAGCTGGTGAAGGACGCCGACGCCGTGCTGCCCGGGTTCTTGTCGACCGGCGTCAGCTTCACCGACGTGTTCCGCTCCTACGAGCCGCACCTGCGCGCGCTGCTGCAGAACTACTCGCCGGGCCTGCAGTCCCTGCTCTCGAAGGTCCAGAACGGCGAGCTGCGCATCGAGATCATCCCCGACATGGACCCGCGCTGCGACTACGGCACGACCCGCCTCGACCCGAAGCGGACCGAGCGGCGGCCGCTGCAGAAGGACGGTCGCTGCGCGGCCTCCTTCGCCACGCTGCAGCGCGGCGCGGCGCACGCGCCCGGCCCGGTACGGTGA
- a CDS encoding MCE family protein produces MTAMKLTARTTAVRTALVALLALALGLLSACGTTMRDLPIPGTGVSGDTIEIQAQFDDALNLAVGAPVKVNGVDMGKVKSIEADDFTARATLTVKKDAEVREGAHARLRYTTPLGELFVDVTNPADGTVLADKAVLARENTTTAPSVEDALAQASLLINGGGLDQLQTVTEELNTALNGNEADYRALLDKASVFLTQANSTTQAIDSVLTSMNSLSTTLNGRKKTINRALKDIRPAAKVLREKTPAFTELLAEVEKFSGAANDTVTKTRQQLLTMLSELEPVLAEFAANNGTFEKSLQAVIKASGSADAVIGTDYLNIALELHVDNLNVNGLLTGTVNGIVTDLLGLIGLDKLLPNLPLLGGGKTGAKAGAKGGGTPATGGTGGGTGGGTGTTNTDPLGLNGLLGGLFGRGA; encoded by the coding sequence ATGACTGCGATGAAGCTGACGGCACGCACGACCGCCGTACGGACCGCCCTGGTCGCGCTCCTCGCGCTGGCGCTGGGCCTGCTGTCCGCGTGCGGCACCACCATGCGCGACCTGCCGATCCCCGGGACGGGAGTCTCGGGCGACACCATCGAGATCCAGGCCCAGTTCGACGACGCCCTCAATCTCGCCGTCGGCGCGCCGGTCAAGGTCAACGGTGTCGACATGGGCAAGGTGAAGTCGATCGAGGCCGACGACTTCACCGCCCGCGCGACGCTGACGGTGAAGAAGGACGCCGAGGTCCGTGAGGGCGCCCACGCGCGGCTTCGCTACACCACGCCGCTGGGCGAGCTGTTCGTCGACGTGACCAACCCTGCCGACGGCACCGTGCTGGCCGACAAGGCCGTCCTGGCCCGGGAGAACACCACGACGGCCCCCTCGGTCGAGGACGCACTGGCCCAGGCCTCGCTGCTCATCAACGGCGGCGGCCTCGACCAGCTGCAGACGGTGACCGAGGAGCTCAACACCGCGCTCAACGGCAACGAGGCCGACTACCGGGCGCTGCTCGACAAGGCCTCGGTGTTCCTCACCCAGGCCAACTCGACCACCCAGGCCATCGACAGCGTGCTGACCTCGATGAACTCGCTCTCGACCACGCTCAACGGGCGCAAGAAGACCATCAACCGGGCACTCAAGGACATCCGCCCGGCGGCGAAGGTGCTGCGGGAGAAGACCCCGGCCTTCACCGAGCTGCTGGCCGAGGTGGAGAAGTTCAGCGGCGCTGCCAACGACACGGTCACCAAGACCCGCCAGCAGCTGCTCACCATGCTCAGCGAGCTCGAGCCGGTGCTGGCCGAGTTCGCCGCCAACAACGGCACGTTCGAGAAGTCGCTGCAGGCCGTGATCAAGGCGTCCGGCTCGGCCGACGCCGTGATCGGGACCGACTACCTCAACATCGCGCTCGAGCTGCACGTCGACAACCTCAACGTCAACGGCCTGCTCACCGGGACCGTCAACGGCATCGTGACCGACCTGCTCGGCCTGATCGGGCTCGACAAGCTGCTCCCGAACCTGCCCCTCCTCGGCGGTGGCAAGACAGGAGCCAAGGCCGGCGCCAAGGGCGGCGGTACGCCGGCCACCGGCGGCACGGGCGGTGGCACGGGTGGCGGGACGGGAACCACGAACACCGACCCGCTCGGACTCAACGGCCTCCTCGGAGGCCTCTTCGGACGGGGGGCCTGA